Proteins from a genomic interval of Prevotella sp. E13-27:
- a CDS encoding aldose epimerase family protein, translating to MKTLKGSLLGLGAAALLFSACAGGQKEAAAQLTLSGLDAAKFDTVINEKPVKLYTLKNANGMEVCITNYGGRVVSLVVNDKDGKPTDVVLGFDNIAQYADTANTPTDYGSSVGRYANRICDGKFTLDGVTYQLRQNDPHKGDTRIHSLHGGGTTGWMNQVYDVLEVNDSLIKLQITAADGENGFPGNVVATTTYKVTADNVLDIVWEATTDKATIINQTNHNYYNLSGDLENPAYDQVLYVNADNFTEADFSYMPTGKILPVEGTPMDFRTPHAVGDSIKSEYSQTKNAHGYDHNWCLNTYKDGKGDDTQVCASLYSPKSGIFMEMFTNEPGVQVYSGNFQGVGGEENVVRKLGKKYPQHVSVCLESQKFPDSPNHPEWASPVVTPEKPYYSHAAYKFSIK from the coding sequence ATGAAAACACTAAAAGGTTCATTGTTAGGACTCGGCGCAGCAGCGCTGTTGTTCTCAGCATGTGCAGGTGGACAGAAAGAGGCAGCCGCTCAGCTGACACTCTCTGGCCTGGATGCAGCAAAGTTTGACACAGTGATTAATGAAAAGCCCGTGAAGCTCTACACGTTGAAGAACGCTAATGGCATGGAAGTGTGCATTACGAACTATGGCGGACGCGTGGTAAGTCTCGTGGTGAACGATAAAGACGGCAAGCCTACTGACGTGGTGCTTGGCTTCGATAATATCGCTCAGTATGCTGACACAGCCAATACGCCAACGGACTACGGTTCAAGCGTAGGTCGTTATGCCAACCGTATCTGTGACGGTAAGTTCACACTTGACGGTGTTACCTATCAGCTTCGCCAGAACGATCCTCACAAGGGCGATACACGTATTCACTCACTTCACGGTGGTGGCACTACAGGATGGATGAATCAGGTGTATGACGTGCTGGAGGTTAACGACTCGCTCATCAAACTGCAGATTACTGCTGCCGACGGCGAGAATGGATTCCCTGGAAATGTTGTGGCAACGACTACTTATAAGGTTACTGCTGATAATGTGCTTGATATCGTGTGGGAGGCAACAACCGATAAGGCAACAATTATCAACCAGACAAACCATAACTACTATAATCTCTCAGGCGACCTCGAAAATCCTGCTTACGATCAGGTGCTCTATGTCAATGCCGATAACTTTACTGAGGCAGACTTCAGCTACATGCCTACAGGTAAGATTCTCCCTGTTGAGGGTACACCAATGGACTTCCGTACACCTCATGCTGTTGGCGATTCTATTAAGTCAGAGTATAGCCAGACAAAGAACGCTCACGGCTATGACCACAACTGGTGTCTGAACACATATAAGGACGGTAAGGGCGACGATACTCAGGTTTGCGCTTCACTTTATAGCCCAAAGAGTGGCATCTTCATGGAGATGTTCACTAACGAGCCTGGTGTGCAGGTTTACTCTGGTAACTTCCAGGGCGTTGGAGGTGAGGAGAACGTTGTTCGTAAACTTGGTAAGAAGTATCCTCAGCACGTGAGCGTATGTCTCGAGAGCCAGAAGTTCCCCGACAGCCCCAACCATCCTGAGTGGGCAAGTCCTGTGGTAACTCCTGAAAAGCCCTACTACAGCCATGCTGCATATAAGTTCTCAATCAAGTGA
- a CDS encoding L-ribulose-5-phosphate 4-epimerase encodes MLEELKQKVFKANLDLVKQGLVIFTWGNVSGIDREKGLVVIKPSGVSYDEMKAEDMVVVDLESGKVVEGDLNPSSDTPTHLVLYKAFPNIQGVVHTHSTYATAFAQAGKDIPNIGTTHADYFYKDIPCTRDMTEAEVKGQYELETGNVIVDEILNIRKINPDHTPAVLVKNHGPFSWGTSPDNAVYNAKVMEQCAKMAFVAFSVNPNLTMNPLLVEKHYMRKHGPNAYYGQKGQKH; translated from the coding sequence ATGTTAGAAGAACTCAAACAGAAAGTGTTTAAAGCCAATCTCGACCTTGTAAAGCAGGGATTGGTAATTTTTACTTGGGGCAACGTTTCAGGTATTGACCGTGAGAAAGGCCTCGTAGTAATAAAGCCAAGCGGTGTCAGCTATGACGAGATGAAGGCTGAGGATATGGTGGTGGTTGATCTGGAGAGTGGCAAAGTGGTAGAGGGTGACCTCAACCCATCAAGCGACACTCCTACACACCTTGTATTATATAAGGCATTCCCTAACATACAGGGCGTGGTTCATACACACTCTACCTACGCTACAGCATTCGCACAGGCTGGTAAGGATATTCCTAACATTGGAACTACACACGCCGACTATTTCTACAAGGATATCCCTTGTACGCGTGATATGACTGAGGCTGAGGTTAAAGGACAGTACGAACTGGAGACCGGCAACGTTATCGTAGATGAGATTCTGAATATCCGTAAGATTAACCCTGATCACACACCTGCTGTGCTTGTGAAGAACCACGGTCCATTCTCATGGGGTACATCTCCTGATAACGCTGTTTATAATGCTAAGGTTATGGAGCAGTGTGCGAAGATGGCCTTTGTTGCTTTCTCTGTGAATCCCAACTTGACAATGAACCCACTTCTCGTGGAGAAACACTACATGCGTAAGCACGGCCCAAACGCCTACTACGGACAGAAGGGCCAGAAACATTAA
- a CDS encoding DMP19 family protein: MKEVTISDSALRQAAQQGMDTFVATFVEAIRTAIGGELTAGNISELNADQITLLAWDTLHNEVMDGGFVQLIHNGYGPFIFKNPFAKALNKMWNMRELSKLIYDAHSLYVKYGKEIEVDCTDEEFMALFEKYPEFDDMDDLFVEKEEEYTEQVARYIDNNLERFAKVV; encoded by the coding sequence ATGAAAGAGGTAACCATTTCAGACAGCGCACTGCGCCAAGCCGCCCAACAAGGTATGGACACATTCGTAGCAACATTTGTGGAAGCCATACGTACAGCCATCGGTGGAGAACTGACAGCAGGCAACATCAGTGAGCTGAACGCTGACCAGATAACGTTGCTGGCATGGGACACGTTGCATAACGAGGTCATGGACGGAGGCTTTGTCCAGCTCATACACAATGGTTACGGACCTTTTATCTTCAAGAATCCGTTTGCCAAGGCGCTGAACAAGATGTGGAACATGCGCGAACTTTCAAAGCTCATCTATGATGCCCACTCGCTCTATGTCAAGTACGGCAAGGAGATTGAAGTCGACTGTACCGACGAGGAGTTCATGGCGCTTTTTGAGAAATATCCGGAGTTTGACGACATGGACGACCTGTTTGTTGAAAAAGAAGAGGAATATACCGAACAGGTAGCA
- a CDS encoding NUDIX hydrolase, with protein MTYYSEHSKVWVSVDCIIFGFDDSKLKVLIGKRQMDPGRGEWSLYGGFVNANESIDEAAKRTLGDLTGMKNVFMRQVGAFGKVDRDPGERVISIAYYALINVKDYSEKLRKEHGLEWINVTELPQLYSDHNEMVRKAWRLMKQKMKTEPIGFQLLPDLFTLTQLQRLYEAVGGEEIDKRNFRKRIKDMDFIEKTELIDKLSSKRGAYLYRFNKKMYNEDSNFKL; from the coding sequence ATGACTTATTATAGTGAACATTCCAAAGTCTGGGTGTCAGTTGACTGTATCATCTTCGGCTTCGATGACTCGAAGCTGAAGGTGCTCATCGGTAAACGTCAGATGGACCCGGGACGAGGAGAATGGAGCCTCTACGGTGGCTTCGTCAATGCTAACGAGAGCATTGACGAAGCAGCCAAGAGAACACTTGGAGACCTTACGGGCATGAAGAATGTCTTCATGCGTCAGGTGGGCGCTTTTGGAAAAGTTGACCGTGATCCAGGTGAACGCGTAATATCAATAGCATATTATGCCCTTATAAATGTTAAGGATTATAGCGAAAAGCTTCGCAAGGAGCATGGCCTTGAATGGATTAATGTGACAGAACTGCCACAACTCTACTCTGACCATAATGAGATGGTGCGTAAGGCATGGCGTCTCATGAAGCAGAAAATGAAAACTGAGCCAATCGGTTTTCAGCTACTTCCCGATCTGTTCACGCTAACCCAATTGCAGCGTCTCTATGAGGCTGTTGGGGGTGAGGAGATAGATAAGCGCAACTTCCGTAAGCGTATTAAGGATATGGACTTCATTGAGAAAACAGAGCTTATAGACAAACTCAGCTCAAAGCGTGGCGCATATCTTTATCGTTTTAATAAAAAGATGTATAACGAAGATAGTAACTTTAAACTATAG
- the araA gene encoding L-arabinose isomerase, which produces MKAFDNYEIWWVTGAQLLYGGDAVVAVDGHSKEMVDGLNKSDNIPVKIVYKGTANSSKEVEQVMLAANNEEKCIGIITWMHTFSPAKMWIKGLQALKKPMLHFHTQYNAEIPWETMDMDFMNLNQSAHGDIEFGHICTRMRVPRKVVCGYWKDENAQKQIAVWARVAAGVADAHNVRCLMFGMNMNNVAVTDGDRVEFEQRLGYHVDYYPVSSLMEYFKQVTDAEADALVEEYKKLYTIKIDESGEEVYWQKVKNAAKAEIALRRVLKDEGATAFTTNFDDLGDADIDAPDFCGFDQIPGLASQRLMEEGYGFGAEGDWKTACLYRTLWVIQQGMPTGCSFLEDYTLNFAGDRSSCLQSHMLEVCPLIAVDKPKLEVHFLGIGIRKQQTARLVFTSKVGRGIKATVVDLGNRFRLISQEVECIEPKPMPNLPVASALWVPQPTFEIGAGAWILAGGTHHSAFSYDITEEYWEDFAEMLGIEYVKINKDTKTYEFKQQLQNNEVYYMLNKALK; this is translated from the coding sequence ATGAAAGCATTTGATAATTATGAGATTTGGTGGGTAACTGGTGCACAGCTCCTTTACGGAGGCGACGCAGTGGTTGCAGTTGACGGACATTCAAAGGAGATGGTTGACGGTCTGAACAAGAGTGACAACATTCCTGTGAAGATTGTATATAAAGGTACAGCTAACAGCTCTAAGGAAGTAGAGCAGGTTATGCTGGCTGCAAATAACGAGGAGAAGTGTATTGGTATCATCACTTGGATGCACACATTCTCTCCTGCTAAGATGTGGATCAAGGGTCTGCAGGCTCTGAAGAAGCCAATGCTGCACTTCCACACACAGTACAATGCCGAGATACCCTGGGAGACAATGGACATGGACTTCATGAACCTGAACCAGTCGGCTCACGGTGACATCGAGTTCGGACACATCTGCACTCGTATGCGTGTTCCACGTAAGGTCGTCTGCGGCTACTGGAAAGACGAGAATGCTCAGAAGCAGATTGCTGTTTGGGCACGTGTAGCAGCTGGTGTTGCTGATGCTCACAATGTGCGCTGTCTGATGTTTGGTATGAACATGAACAACGTGGCCGTTACTGATGGTGACCGCGTGGAGTTCGAGCAGCGTCTGGGCTATCATGTTGACTACTATCCAGTTTCTTCTCTGATGGAGTACTTCAAGCAGGTGACTGATGCTGAGGCTGACGCTTTGGTAGAGGAATACAAGAAACTCTACACCATCAAGATTGATGAGAGTGGTGAGGAAGTTTACTGGCAGAAGGTTAAGAACGCTGCTAAGGCTGAGATCGCTCTGCGTCGCGTGCTGAAGGATGAGGGTGCTACTGCCTTTACCACCAACTTCGATGACTTGGGTGATGCAGATATCGATGCTCCTGACTTCTGCGGCTTCGACCAGATTCCTGGTCTTGCTTCACAGCGTCTGATGGAAGAAGGCTACGGCTTCGGTGCCGAGGGTGACTGGAAGACGGCTTGTCTCTATCGCACATTGTGGGTTATCCAGCAGGGCATGCCGACAGGATGCTCATTCCTCGAGGACTACACTCTTAACTTTGCAGGTGACCGCTCATCTTGCCTGCAGAGCCACATGCTCGAGGTTTGTCCTCTCATCGCTGTCGATAAACCAAAGCTCGAGGTTCACTTCCTCGGTATCGGTATCCGCAAGCAGCAGACTGCTCGTCTCGTGTTCACTTCAAAGGTAGGACGCGGCATCAAGGCTACTGTCGTTGATCTCGGCAACCGTTTCCGTCTGATTTCACAGGAAGTGGAGTGTATCGAGCCAAAGCCAATGCCAAATCTTCCTGTCGCTTCTGCTCTGTGGGTTCCACAGCCTACATTTGAGATTGGCGCAGGCGCATGGATCCTCGCTGGTGGTACTCACCACTCTGCATTCTCTTACGACATCACCGAAGAGTACTGGGAGGACTTCGCTGAGATGCTTGGCATAGAGTATGTTAAGATAAATAAGGATACTAAGACCTATGAGTTTAAGCAGCAACTGCAGAACAACGAGGTGTACTACATGCTGAACAAAGCTCTGAAGTAA
- a CDS encoding sodium:solute symporter, producing the protein MNWSSHEFIWLDWVVLIVGLCGVVAAVWYAIWKDKKAQQGEDSSAYLFGKGEPWYVIGMAIFAANIGSEHLVGLAGTGAKDGVGMAHWEMQGWMILILGWLFVPFYQLLINKMGKIITMPDFLKFRYTQRTGSWLSIITLVAYVLTKVSVTAFTGGIFFKYLLGIPFWYGAIGLIAITAVFTVFGGMKGVMTLSTIQTPILIIGSFLVLFLGLSALGGGSITAGWENMMAVCNAAHEGYGTTHMFHTDPGDPMYPQFPGYVVFLGASIIGFWYWCTDQHIVQRVLGQVPGEDNAEVMKRARRGTIAAGFFKILPCFMFLIPGMIAYALSQNPDSGIVMDITNHESTDGAFAMMVKNILPAGIKGIVTIGFVCALVASLAAFFNSCATLFTEDFYKPMKKGMSEAHYVFVGRMATVVVVILGLAWMPVMMSMGNLYSYLQDIQSLIAPAMVAVFTLGIFSKKITPKAGEWGLIGGFCVGMIRLVTNVITDSGKAAMEGAFWENTTWFWQTNWLIFECWLLVFIICLMVCVSCFTPAPTKAQVDAITFSADFKKSIKESWGTFDIVGTLIVIGLCACFYAYFW; encoded by the coding sequence ATGAACTGGAGTTCACATGAATTTATATGGCTCGACTGGGTGGTGCTCATCGTCGGCCTGTGTGGAGTGGTGGCAGCCGTGTGGTATGCCATCTGGAAAGACAAGAAAGCCCAGCAGGGCGAAGACTCGTCGGCTTACCTCTTCGGTAAGGGCGAGCCCTGGTATGTGATCGGTATGGCCATCTTTGCCGCCAACATCGGCTCGGAGCACCTCGTGGGCTTGGCCGGAACAGGTGCCAAGGACGGCGTGGGCATGGCCCATTGGGAGATGCAGGGCTGGATGATCCTGATTCTCGGCTGGCTGTTCGTGCCCTTCTATCAGCTGCTCATCAACAAGATGGGCAAGATCATCACCATGCCCGACTTCCTGAAGTTCCGCTACACCCAGCGCACGGGCTCGTGGCTCAGCATCATCACCCTCGTGGCCTATGTGCTCACCAAGGTGTCGGTCACCGCTTTCACGGGCGGCATCTTCTTCAAGTATCTGCTCGGCATACCTTTCTGGTATGGAGCCATCGGCCTGATTGCCATCACAGCCGTGTTCACCGTGTTCGGCGGCATGAAGGGCGTGATGACCCTCAGCACCATTCAGACACCTATTCTTATTATAGGCTCCTTCCTCGTGCTCTTCCTCGGCCTCTCGGCCTTGGGCGGCGGCAGCATCACAGCCGGATGGGAGAACATGATGGCCGTGTGTAATGCAGCCCACGAGGGCTACGGTACCACCCACATGTTCCACACCGATCCGGGCGACCCCATGTATCCCCAGTTCCCGGGCTATGTGGTGTTCCTCGGAGCCTCCATTATCGGCTTCTGGTACTGGTGTACCGACCAGCACATCGTGCAGCGTGTACTGGGTCAGGTGCCCGGCGAGGACAATGCCGAAGTGATGAAGCGCGCCCGTCGCGGCACCATCGCAGCAGGCTTCTTCAAGATTCTGCCCTGCTTCATGTTCCTCATCCCCGGCATGATAGCCTATGCCCTGTCGCAGAATCCTGACAGCGGCATCGTGATGGACATCACCAACCACGAGTCAACCGACGGCGCCTTCGCCATGATGGTGAAGAACATCCTGCCTGCCGGCATCAAGGGCATCGTGACCATCGGTTTCGTGTGCGCCCTCGTTGCATCGCTGGCCGCCTTCTTCAACAGCTGCGCCACGCTCTTCACCGAGGACTTCTACAAGCCCATGAAGAAAGGCATGAGCGAGGCCCACTACGTGTTCGTAGGCCGTATGGCTACAGTCGTGGTCGTGATTCTCGGTTTGGCCTGGATGCCTGTCATGATGTCGATGGGCAACCTCTACAGCTATCTGCAGGACATTCAGTCGCTCATCGCCCCCGCTATGGTGGCTGTGTTCACGCTCGGCATCTTCTCTAAGAAGATCACGCCTAAGGCAGGTGAGTGGGGCCTCATTGGCGGCTTCTGCGTGGGCATGATTCGCCTCGTGACCAACGTGATCACCGACTCGGGCAAGGCTGCTATGGAAGGTGCCTTCTGGGAGAACACCACATGGTTCTGGCAGACCAACTGGCTCATCTTCGAGTGCTGGTTGCTCGTGTTCATCATCTGCCTCATGGTCTGCGTGAGCTGCTTCACGCCTGCACCTACCAAGGCTCAGGTCGATGCCATCACCTTCTCGGCTGACTTCAAGAAGTCGATCAAGGAGAGCTGGGGCACCTTCGACATCGTGGGCACCCTGATCGTAATCGGCCTCTGCGCTTGCTTCTATGCCTATTTCTGGTAA